From a single Populus nigra chromosome 18, ddPopNigr1.1, whole genome shotgun sequence genomic region:
- the LOC133678735 gene encoding uncharacterized protein LOC133678735 isoform X1: MVSDSINASIPSVPKDFGKKKRANRSAKLKQCKLDARREQWLSQGTVKNRGCKEELMGPRGSPQQIHEEGRKNPLENLQMRRQGRGVGEDEDENGSIHHDFDMDSPSNSPTGSSVLGGNDSSTNFTASSSGSSTSGSSGGCCSGSITDEDEEGDDSCLDDWEALADALAANDCDNKQENHNDDNNPCLELQSSPEHEPVVQLDCNSCNLGSNHENLTRERRIPSRVTPGNGRAWRPDDALRPQSLPNLSKQRSFPNTDKHYGRGMHAWVCASGVNVPSACPICTEDLDFTDASFLPCSCGFQVCLFCYNKMLELDGRCPNCRELYKNDSVEVEAIVPGSNLTLRLDRSCSMRS, from the exons ATGGTTTCCGATTCAATCAACGCTTCAATTCCTTCTGTCCCGAAAGATTTCGGCAAGAAGAAGAGG GCCAATAGGTCAGCCAAATTGAAACAGTGCAAGCTTGATGCTCGTCGTGAGCAATGGCTCTCTCaag GTACAGTGAAGAATAGGGGATGCAAGGAGGAATTGATGGGCCCACGAGGGTCGCCACAACAAATTCATGAAGAGGGAAGGAAGAATCCGTTAGAAAATTTGCAGATGAGGCGGCAAGGAAGAGGAGTAGGGGAGGATGAGGATGAAAATGGGTCGATCCATCATGATTTTGATATGGATTCCCCTTCAAATAGTCCTACTGGCAGCAGTGTCCTAGGTGGCAATGATTCAAGCACCAATTTTACTGCTTCCAGCAGTGGCAGCAGTACTAGTGGAAGTAGCGGTGGTTGTTGCTCTGGTAGCATAACGGACGAGGATGAAGAAGGGGATGATAGTTGCTTGGATGATTGGGAGGCTTTGGCGGATGCTTTAGCTGCCAATGACTGTGATAATAAACAAGAAAACCATAATGATGACAACAATCCATGTTTGGAATTGCAGTCTTCACCGGAGCATGAACCTGTTGTTCAATTGGATTGTAATTCGTGCAACTTGGGTTCTAATCATGAGAATTTGACGCGGGAGAGAAGGATCCCATCAAGAGTGACTCCTGGGAATGGTCGGGCTTGGAGGCCGGATGATGCACTTCGTCCGCAGAGTCTTCCTAATTTGTCCAAGCAGCGGAGCTTTCCGAATACTGATAAGCATTATGGACGGGGAATGCATGCGTGGGTTTGTGCTAGTGGTGTTAATGTGCCATCTGCATGTCCTATATGTACAGAAGATTTGGACTTCACAGATGCGAGTTTCCTGCCATGTTCATGTGGGTTTCAGGTCTGCCTTTTCTGCTACAACAAAATGCTTGAGCTGGATGGCCGCTGTCCGAACTGCAGGGAACTGTATAAGAATGATTCTGTGGAGGTGGAGGCCATTGTGCCCGGAAGTAATCTGACTTTAAGGTTGGATCGTTCTTGTAGCATGAGGTCATAG
- the LOC133678735 gene encoding uncharacterized protein LOC133678735 isoform X2 translates to MVSDSINASIPSVPKDFGKKKRANRSAKLKQCKLDARREQWLSQVKNRGCKEELMGPRGSPQQIHEEGRKNPLENLQMRRQGRGVGEDEDENGSIHHDFDMDSPSNSPTGSSVLGGNDSSTNFTASSSGSSTSGSSGGCCSGSITDEDEEGDDSCLDDWEALADALAANDCDNKQENHNDDNNPCLELQSSPEHEPVVQLDCNSCNLGSNHENLTRERRIPSRVTPGNGRAWRPDDALRPQSLPNLSKQRSFPNTDKHYGRGMHAWVCASGVNVPSACPICTEDLDFTDASFLPCSCGFQVCLFCYNKMLELDGRCPNCRELYKNDSVEVEAIVPGSNLTLRLDRSCSMRS, encoded by the exons ATGGTTTCCGATTCAATCAACGCTTCAATTCCTTCTGTCCCGAAAGATTTCGGCAAGAAGAAGAGG GCCAATAGGTCAGCCAAATTGAAACAGTGCAAGCTTGATGCTCGTCGTGAGCAATGGCTCTCTCaag TGAAGAATAGGGGATGCAAGGAGGAATTGATGGGCCCACGAGGGTCGCCACAACAAATTCATGAAGAGGGAAGGAAGAATCCGTTAGAAAATTTGCAGATGAGGCGGCAAGGAAGAGGAGTAGGGGAGGATGAGGATGAAAATGGGTCGATCCATCATGATTTTGATATGGATTCCCCTTCAAATAGTCCTACTGGCAGCAGTGTCCTAGGTGGCAATGATTCAAGCACCAATTTTACTGCTTCCAGCAGTGGCAGCAGTACTAGTGGAAGTAGCGGTGGTTGTTGCTCTGGTAGCATAACGGACGAGGATGAAGAAGGGGATGATAGTTGCTTGGATGATTGGGAGGCTTTGGCGGATGCTTTAGCTGCCAATGACTGTGATAATAAACAAGAAAACCATAATGATGACAACAATCCATGTTTGGAATTGCAGTCTTCACCGGAGCATGAACCTGTTGTTCAATTGGATTGTAATTCGTGCAACTTGGGTTCTAATCATGAGAATTTGACGCGGGAGAGAAGGATCCCATCAAGAGTGACTCCTGGGAATGGTCGGGCTTGGAGGCCGGATGATGCACTTCGTCCGCAGAGTCTTCCTAATTTGTCCAAGCAGCGGAGCTTTCCGAATACTGATAAGCATTATGGACGGGGAATGCATGCGTGGGTTTGTGCTAGTGGTGTTAATGTGCCATCTGCATGTCCTATATGTACAGAAGATTTGGACTTCACAGATGCGAGTTTCCTGCCATGTTCATGTGGGTTTCAGGTCTGCCTTTTCTGCTACAACAAAATGCTTGAGCTGGATGGCCGCTGTCCGAACTGCAGGGAACTGTATAAGAATGATTCTGTGGAGGTGGAGGCCATTGTGCCCGGAAGTAATCTGACTTTAAGGTTGGATCGTTCTTGTAGCATGAGGTCATAG
- the LOC133678928 gene encoding TORTIFOLIA1-like protein 3 isoform X1 — translation MAQKLKLKVQTLITKLSDRDTYTIASREIERIAESLDNTTISTFLSCILSTDSTDKPLVRKHCLHLLSTLSHLYSNSLSSSLPKILSYITRRLRDPDSSIIRSQCLTAMTSLASKITKVPFSTVFLKQLSESVFTEQELNAQIGSALCLAAAIDAAPDPEPGRLGKVLLPRLERLVKSEGYKAKFAGLVVVGSVIGVGGVRGTGGGTGGLVKCLIGFLSTEDWNSRKAAAEALRKLAVVERDGVAEFKSECLKVFESRRFDKVKAAREVMNEAIEAWKQVPDVSEEESPPPRSLASSREDARDWRHGSGSEKLHLAGSEAPQMRTKSILDIKNTPPDSSLIATTARKRGPLKSTDERTNPAMYGKVDQKKMVDWKVEISVPNRISSTAAGENDLKMKNAKVPEKRFAKPETKRSLFSKNSDDKKLKFGGFKSGSRVAPCHEESPHSTVVASSGTENHHSNHNECEDLSLIRYQLVQIERQQSSLLDLLQSFIGSSQNGMHSLETRVRGLELALDEISYDLAVSSGRMTNTDSNRTTCCLLPGADFLSSKFWKKTEGRYSNSRIYSSRGTPLSAVMRHRADRNDHSETINLGNQRLRLQGGGGLIVNPLAEIHGGSRVNSEVTQQ, via the exons atggcaCAAAAGCTGAAGCTTAAAGTGCAAACGCTGATAACAAAACTATCAGACAGAGACACGTACACGATAGCGTCAAGAGAAATAGAAAGAATCGCTGAGTCCCTCGATAACACGACGATTTCTACTTTCCTCTCTTGCATCCTCTCCACCGACTCTACCGACAAGCCATTAGTACGCAAACACTGCCTTCACCTTCTCTCGACACTCTCTCATCTCTATTCTAATTCTCTCTCCAGTTCTCTACCTAAAATCCTCTCTTACATTACTCGCCGTCTCCGCGACCCCGACTCCTCCATCATCCGCTCACAATGTTTGACAGCAATGACCTCTCTCGCTTCCAAAATCACCAAAGTGCCATTCTCTACTGTATTTTTGAAGCAGTTGAGTGAGTCGGTGTTCACGGAGCAGGAATTGAATGCGCAGATTGGATCCGCTTTGTGTCTGGCTGCGGCGATCGATGCGGCGCCGGATCCAGAACCGGGGAGGTTGGGAAAAGTGTTGCTGCCGAGATTGGAGAGGCTGGTGAAGAGCGAAGGGTATAAAGCGAAGTTTGCAGGATTGGTTGTTGTAGGGAGTGTGATTGGTGTTGGTGGAGTGAGAGGGACTGGAGGAGGAACTGGAGGTTTGGTTAAGTGTTTGATTGGGTTTTTGAGTACCGAGGATTGGAATTCGAGGAAAGCTGCGGCCGAGGCGTTGAGGAAGTTGGCTGTTGTGGAGAGAGATGGTGTTGCTGAGTTCAAGAGTGAGTGCTTGAAAGTTTTCGAGAGTCGGAGATttgataag gtGAAGGCTGCAAGGGAGGTGATGAATGAGGCAATAGAGGCATGGAAACAGGTTCCGGATGTTTCGGAGGAGGAATCCCCGCCTCCTCGATCACTGGCTTCTTCCAGAG AAGATGCAAGAGACTGGCGCCACGGGTCTGGATCCGAAAAACTTCACCTTGCGGGTTCCGAAGCCCCACAAATGAGGACAAAATCCATTTTGGATATCAAGAATACTCCACCTGACAGTTCATTAATAGCAACCACAGCTAGGAAGAGAGGTCCTTTAAAGAGCACTGACGAGAGAACTAATCCAGCAATGTATGGGAAAGTGGACCAGAAGAAGATGGTGGACTGGAAAGTTGAAATTTCAGTTCCTAATAGGATTTCCTCAACTGCAGCTGGGGAAAATGATCTTAAGATGAAAAATGCTAAAGTTCCAGAAAAAAGGTTTGCAAAGCCAGAAACAAAACGATCCCTTTTTAGTAAGAACTCGGATGACAAGAAACTTAAATTTGGTGGTTTCAAGTCTGGGTCTCGTGTGGCTCCTTGTCATGAGGAGAGCCCTCATTCTACTGTTGTAGCTAGCAGTGGGACTGAAAATCACCATAGTAACCACAACGAGTGTGAGGATTTGTCTTTGATTCGATACCAGCTTGTTCAGATTGAAAGACAGCAATCTAGCCTGCTAGATCTTCTGCAG AGTTTTATTGGGAGCTCGCAAAATGGGATGCATTCCCTTGAGACACGTGTGCGTGGCCTAGAGTTGGCGCTGGATGAGATATCATATGATTTGGCTGTATCTAGTGGAAGGATGACCAACACAGATTCCAACAGAACCACATGTTGTTTACTACCTGGTGCTGACTTCTTGAGCTCCAAGTTTTGGAAGAAAACAGAAGGCCGGTATTCAAACTCAAGGATTTATTCATCCAGGGGTACTCCATTATCGGCTGTTATGCGCCATAGAGCTGATAGGAATGACCATTCTGAAACAATCAATTTGGGGAACCAAAGGTTACGGCTTCAGGGTGGTGGTGGCTTGATTGTGAATCCCCTGGCAGAGATTCATGGTGGCTCACGGGTGAACTCAGAGGTGACACAACAATAG
- the LOC133678928 gene encoding TORTIFOLIA1-like protein 3 isoform X2 has translation MAQKLKLKVQTLITKLSDRDTYTIASREIERIAESLDNTTISTFLSCILSTDSTDKPLVRKHCLHLLSTLSHLYSNSLSSSLPKILSYITRRLRDPDSSIIRSQCLTAMTSLASKITKVPFSTVFLKQLSESVFTEQELNAQIGSALCLAAAIDAAPDPEPGRLGKVLLPRLERLVKSEGYKAKFAGLVVVGSVIGVGGVRGTGGGTGGLVKCLIGFLSTEDWNSRKAAAEALRKLAVVERDGVAEFKSECLKVFESRRFDKVKAAREVMNEAIEAWKQVPDVSEEESPPPRSLASSRDARDWRHGSGSEKLHLAGSEAPQMRTKSILDIKNTPPDSSLIATTARKRGPLKSTDERTNPAMYGKVDQKKMVDWKVEISVPNRISSTAAGENDLKMKNAKVPEKRFAKPETKRSLFSKNSDDKKLKFGGFKSGSRVAPCHEESPHSTVVASSGTENHHSNHNECEDLSLIRYQLVQIERQQSSLLDLLQSFIGSSQNGMHSLETRVRGLELALDEISYDLAVSSGRMTNTDSNRTTCCLLPGADFLSSKFWKKTEGRYSNSRIYSSRGTPLSAVMRHRADRNDHSETINLGNQRLRLQGGGGLIVNPLAEIHGGSRVNSEVTQQ, from the exons atggcaCAAAAGCTGAAGCTTAAAGTGCAAACGCTGATAACAAAACTATCAGACAGAGACACGTACACGATAGCGTCAAGAGAAATAGAAAGAATCGCTGAGTCCCTCGATAACACGACGATTTCTACTTTCCTCTCTTGCATCCTCTCCACCGACTCTACCGACAAGCCATTAGTACGCAAACACTGCCTTCACCTTCTCTCGACACTCTCTCATCTCTATTCTAATTCTCTCTCCAGTTCTCTACCTAAAATCCTCTCTTACATTACTCGCCGTCTCCGCGACCCCGACTCCTCCATCATCCGCTCACAATGTTTGACAGCAATGACCTCTCTCGCTTCCAAAATCACCAAAGTGCCATTCTCTACTGTATTTTTGAAGCAGTTGAGTGAGTCGGTGTTCACGGAGCAGGAATTGAATGCGCAGATTGGATCCGCTTTGTGTCTGGCTGCGGCGATCGATGCGGCGCCGGATCCAGAACCGGGGAGGTTGGGAAAAGTGTTGCTGCCGAGATTGGAGAGGCTGGTGAAGAGCGAAGGGTATAAAGCGAAGTTTGCAGGATTGGTTGTTGTAGGGAGTGTGATTGGTGTTGGTGGAGTGAGAGGGACTGGAGGAGGAACTGGAGGTTTGGTTAAGTGTTTGATTGGGTTTTTGAGTACCGAGGATTGGAATTCGAGGAAAGCTGCGGCCGAGGCGTTGAGGAAGTTGGCTGTTGTGGAGAGAGATGGTGTTGCTGAGTTCAAGAGTGAGTGCTTGAAAGTTTTCGAGAGTCGGAGATttgataag gtGAAGGCTGCAAGGGAGGTGATGAATGAGGCAATAGAGGCATGGAAACAGGTTCCGGATGTTTCGGAGGAGGAATCCCCGCCTCCTCGATCACTGGCTTCTTCCAGAG ATGCAAGAGACTGGCGCCACGGGTCTGGATCCGAAAAACTTCACCTTGCGGGTTCCGAAGCCCCACAAATGAGGACAAAATCCATTTTGGATATCAAGAATACTCCACCTGACAGTTCATTAATAGCAACCACAGCTAGGAAGAGAGGTCCTTTAAAGAGCACTGACGAGAGAACTAATCCAGCAATGTATGGGAAAGTGGACCAGAAGAAGATGGTGGACTGGAAAGTTGAAATTTCAGTTCCTAATAGGATTTCCTCAACTGCAGCTGGGGAAAATGATCTTAAGATGAAAAATGCTAAAGTTCCAGAAAAAAGGTTTGCAAAGCCAGAAACAAAACGATCCCTTTTTAGTAAGAACTCGGATGACAAGAAACTTAAATTTGGTGGTTTCAAGTCTGGGTCTCGTGTGGCTCCTTGTCATGAGGAGAGCCCTCATTCTACTGTTGTAGCTAGCAGTGGGACTGAAAATCACCATAGTAACCACAACGAGTGTGAGGATTTGTCTTTGATTCGATACCAGCTTGTTCAGATTGAAAGACAGCAATCTAGCCTGCTAGATCTTCTGCAG AGTTTTATTGGGAGCTCGCAAAATGGGATGCATTCCCTTGAGACACGTGTGCGTGGCCTAGAGTTGGCGCTGGATGAGATATCATATGATTTGGCTGTATCTAGTGGAAGGATGACCAACACAGATTCCAACAGAACCACATGTTGTTTACTACCTGGTGCTGACTTCTTGAGCTCCAAGTTTTGGAAGAAAACAGAAGGCCGGTATTCAAACTCAAGGATTTATTCATCCAGGGGTACTCCATTATCGGCTGTTATGCGCCATAGAGCTGATAGGAATGACCATTCTGAAACAATCAATTTGGGGAACCAAAGGTTACGGCTTCAGGGTGGTGGTGGCTTGATTGTGAATCCCCTGGCAGAGATTCATGGTGGCTCACGGGTGAACTCAGAGGTGACACAACAATAG